Below is a genomic region from Nitrospirota bacterium.
CTGCTGATCAATCGGAGCATGATGCGGGGCGCGAAGGTCCATGGACCGATCGAGTGGGGGAAGATCTCCGTGCGCGGCATGGTGGCTCTGTTTGGACTTGCCGCGACCTTCACTTGGGTCATGGGCCTGATGGGCTATATCCGATCCTCGGGACGGCTTTCCTGGCACGTGAACGAGCTGATGCCGGACTTGTCTCCCTGGGCCTATACTCCTTCGTTGGGCTTTGCCGCAAAAATGGTGACGCTGAACATGGTGGTGTTCTGGCTGACCGTCCTGTTGCTCTTCTGGATCAGCAGCCGGGACCGCCGGGCCGTCCCCGTGACGGGCCTCATTCCGCAGAACAGTCGGCCGATCCTGCCCGAGGCGCGCGAGGCGCAGCCGTCATGATGCGGTTCGTGTTGGCGGCTTTGGTCGGCGTTTTGTGTCTGCATGTATCGTGGGCGGGGCTGGAAGCCCAGCCGGCCGGGCAAGCGGTGCTGGAAGATTTCACTGCGAAAGACGCCGACGGGTTTCCGAAAGAATGGAAGGCCCAGCATGGGGAAGGAAAGGCCAGGCAGAGTTATGTGGTGCAACTGGACGGCACACAGCCCTTCCTGGCCGTGCGCAAGGCGGATCAACGGATCTATAAAAGGAATATCTCATGGGCTCCGAAGGCCATGCCGGTGCTGACCTGGCGCTGGCGGCTGAAGGTGGCGCCGGCCGGGGCGGAGCCGATTGCGGCGGTGTTCGTGTCGTTGGATACGGATTTGATGGTGATTCCCGTGTCGAACAAATATGTGTGGAGTTCGACGAAGGCGAAGGGCACGACAACGGAAGGAGGGATGTTCGGAGCATCCGAGATCATCCTTCGGTCCGGGCCACAGCCGATCGGAGAATGGATCGAAGAACGCGTGAACGTTTACGAAGACTTCAAGCGTATCCACCAGCATGAACCGGCCGGCAAAGCCTGGGGCATTTCCTTGCAAGGCGGGCCCGGCGTAGAAGTGGATTTCGGTTCCTTGACCGTGTCGTCCCCCTAGCGGTGCTTCTGAGGAACATGTGACTTCCAGGGACGCCATGTCTCAAGCCTCATCCCGCAAGATCATCGACATGCTCTTGGGTGCGCTGGTCATGGGAACCGTGGGCTCGTTGCTAGGCTTGCTTATGGGGGGCGGGGTATTGCCGATTGCCATCGGGATCGGCCTGGTCATGGGAACGGTGGTCGGGCTCTTCGGGGGGCGCCGATTTCTGATCAGCATCCTGATCGGGACGATCCTCGGAGGCATTTTGGCCTGGCTGCTGGCCGGGGCGGAGAAGATTTCAGTCGGCGCGGGGGCTGGGGCGGCGATGGGCGGGTTCCTGGGCGTCCAGTACTCCATGCTGATGGACATGTGGGCCGAGCGCAAGCAGGTTGCGGTGCAAACGCAAGCCCCGTCAGGCGAGAACCAGGAGGCTCCTTGAGGAACTATGGAAAATAGAGGCGTCTTGATCGGGGCGATCGTCTTTGTCTTTGCCTCCTTTATCTTGATGATCGTAGCGCTGGTCTACGAGTCGTACCGAGCCAAGCAGCAGCGTCTGCTGGTCGAGTCCATCGTCGTGGAGAGCAAACCGGTTGCCCAAGCGGCGCCGCGGGACTATTCGATTTATAAGACGACCGTCGGCGACGACGGTCGCGAGATGGTCCAGATTCCGGAAGGGCCGTTTACGATGGGGAGCAAGGACGGAGATCCGGACGAGGCACCCGAGCACCAGGTCTACCTGGGGACCTATTATATGGATAAAAAGGAAGTGACCCAAGCCGAGTATGAGCGCTTCGTCAAGATGACCAAGCGTGGCAAGCCGTTCATTCCGGTGTTTGAAGACGACCAGGCGAAGATTCTGAAGCCGGAATTGCCGGCCATGGGTATGTCTTGGGCCGATGCAGAAGCTTACTGCAAGTGGGCCGGCAAGCGGCTGCCCAGCGAGGCGGAGTGGGAAAAGGCCGGCCGCGGTGAGGGCAAACGGCGGTACCCTTGGGGTGATGACTTTGGATCGGGCCATGCGAACGTGGATGGCGACGAGGACGGCTTCAAGTACCTGGCCCCGCCAGGATCCTTTGAATCGGGACGCAGCCCATACGGGCTGTATGACATGACGGGGAACGTGGCCGAGTGGGTTGCCGACACCTATGGCGAGCAGTATTATCAAAAGACGCCCTATCGGGATCCGCTCGGTCCTGAAGACGGGCAACACAAGGTAATCCGCGGAGGGTCTTGGCGGGAAACGTATCACAATGCGCGGCTCTCAAAACGCTTTCAGGCCAAAATGTGGAGAACCGACACGACGATCGGGATCCGATGCGCCAGGGATGCGGATGAGCCGCGTGCTGACGCAAAAAAAGTCAAAGGCTAGGCTCGCCGCCGGCGTAGTGCTGACCGTCTGAGGTCTATATTCCGAGCCATGCTGGAAACCAAGTTCAAAATCGCCTTTCTGCTGGTGGTCCTTGCCTTTACCAGTTTTCCCGTCATAGGGATTTTGCGAGGCACGACGCCGCCTCCGGAAGCTCCTCACGTCCCTGGAGAAGACTCGGCTCCGGCCCCCTCCGCATCCAGCCAGTCAGATTCCAGCGAGCTGCCGATTCCTGAAGAGATGGCCCCGATTCCAGCCGGCCCATTCCTGCGGGGCACCAAGGCGGGGGGCTATGACGAGCAGCCGGAACGGACCATATACGTAGACGCCTTCTCCATCGATCGATACGAAGTCACCAATGCGCAGTATCAAGCTTTTGTCGCTGCGACGGGCCATCGGAAAGCCGCGCCTCCGTCTCGCTATGCCAAAAATATCAGCCGCATGAAAGGAATAAACCAGCCTGCGACCTACGTGTCATGGGAAGACGCCGATGCCTATTGCCGGTGGAAGGGCAAGCGGCTGCCCACCGAAGCGGAATGGGAGAAAGCCATGCGCGGTGTGGATGGCCGGCTCTGGCCGTGGGGGACCGAGCCGGATCAGTTGGCGTTCAACGGAGGCTCGACTCAGGATGGGTTCGACGTTACGGCGCCGGTGGGATCGTTCAAGCGGGACGTCAGCCCGTTTGGCGTAGCGGATGGAACGGGGAATGTGATGGAATGGGTTGCCGATTGGTATGGGGAAGAGGCCTATCGCGACGCAGTCGATCGAAATCCCGCAGGCCCCGAACATGGGGTATTTCGAGTAATGCGGGGAGGCGGGTATACAAGTGTGGGGACGGACGTGCGGATTACCAGCCGGAGCAAAATGGTCCCTGATTTTCGCGATGAAACGATCGGCTTTCGTTGTGCGGTTTCCGGGTCTGGAGAGGTAGGCGTGGCTAAGCCGACAATAAACAGAAAATCATAGAAAATCAAAGTAATAGAGGATCAAAAACACGGCCAAAATTATATTGACAACCATTCCGGCCAAAACTATAATGTCGAACACTTTTGAATTTTTGCTCATCGTTTGCCCTCATCAGTAAAAACGACGAAGAGAGCAATAACATAGACTTAGCAGCCTGTCAAGACGCTGGCAGGCGATCATTGTTATAAGCGGAACGCGGACCGTCAACCAAGGTTGTAGCTGAGGAGAGAGACATGGGAGAAGCAGTCGCAAGCGCACCAGGTAAGCCGGATAGCGAGTTGAAGGTCAAGATCGGCAAGATGATTTTCTACATCACTTGCGCGGTGGGTCTCTGGTTTTTTTATTGGTTTGCGGGCATCCAGTGCCCCTGCTAAGAAGTGGTTCTTAATCTGATCTGGTGTGCCACGCGGGTGATATGGCGTGGCAGGAGGAGAGGGGAGCAATGAGCGCGCTGAACAATCCCGTCATCGCTGTGATCGTATCCGTGATTATCGCTGTGGGTTATTTTACGTTCGTGGATCATGCTCTGATGGACATGCAGGGTTTGGACTATTGGTATCTGTTCCGGAAGTAATCGCAGTCATCATGACGCGCCGCACCGACGTAGGGCGAGAGCGTCTGGTTTCGGGCGCAGGCTTGTTTTGCAACCATCTCGTGTCAGCTTTTGTTTAAGGAGGAAGCCATGGGCAGTTTGACCAGAAAGAAGACGCTGGCGATCATGGCGTTAAGCGCGATGATTGGCCTCCTTCTCCTGCCGATCGTGGTCTCGGTTCCTGCGCTTGCAAGCGGGGGCGGGGCTCCGGCTGGTGGGCCTCCCCCGGACGTGGTCAAGAAAGAAGGGGGCGAGGGGGATAAGGACAAGAAGATCGAGAAGGCGCGCGACGTCTATTACAAGACTGAGGGGATCGTGTCCGGACTGCCGGCTCCCAAGACAGGAGACAACGCAAAGGACTATCCGCGCTACAACTTCGAGAGTCGGGTGCTTCTCTGGTTCGCCAACCAGCAGCATCTTTACTATGGCAGCTTCGTCTTGGCGGTGCCAATTTTTTGTATGGTCATCGAGTTTATGGGGGTGATGACGAAGGATAAGGCGATGGCTAAGAAGTATGACCAGCTCGCCTACGACTTCATTAAGATCAGTTTGACGGCCTACTCGTTGACGGCAATCCTGGGCGGCATTCTGATCTTTACCTTCCTGACTCTCTATCCGGCCTTCTTTGGATACCTTTCGAGCATCTTCCGTCCGGTCATGCACATCTATGCCTTGATGTTTGTAGCCGAGAGCGGCACCCTCTACATCTACTACTACGGTTGGGACAAGATGAAGGAGGGGTTCTTGAAGTGGATTCACCTCAGCATGTCAGTGATCTTGAACGTGATCGGGACGTTGCTGATGTTCCTGGCCAATTCCTGGATCGGGTTCATGATGTCCCCGGCCGGTGTGGATGAGCAGGGGCGCTATCTGGGAAACATCTGGCACGTGATCCATACGGCGCTCTGGAATCCGTTGAATGTGCACCGGATCTTGGGCAATATGGCCTTCGGTGGCGGCGTGGTGGCAGCCTATGCGGCCTATCGGTTCCTGTCTTCGAAGACCGACGAAGAGCGGGCCCACTATGACTGGATGGGCTACATTGCCATGTCATTGGGTGTGGCGTTCTTGATCCCGTTGCCCTTTGCCGGCTACTGGTTGATGCGCGAAGTGTATGCCTATCGGCAGCAGATGGGTATCACGCTGATGGGCGGCCTGCTCGCCTGGCTGTTCATCATTCAGGCGACGATGATTGGCATTCTGTTCCTAAGCACCAATTACTATCTCTGGCAGGCTTTAGGACGGATGCGCGGCGCCGAGCGGTTTCAGCGCTGGATCAAGTACTTCGTGTTCCTCCTGGTGTGCGGTTTTCTGGTGTTCATTACGCCGCATACGATGGTGATGACTCCGGCTGAACTGAAGGCCATGGGTGGGCAGCAGCACCCGGTGTTGGGTAACTACGGGGTCATGTCCGCGAAGAACGGCGGCATCAATGTGATCATCACGACAACCGTGTTGACCTTCATTTGGTATCAGCGCGGAAATCGAGTGCCGAGCGTATCCTGGTCCAAGTTCGGCAATATCTTCATGGGTGTGTTCTTCTTCTTTGCCTATGTGAATATTATCTGGTTGGCCATTTACGGCTACTTCATTCCGGCCAACGTCCGGGTTGGGTTGTCCGTGCCGCAGGTGGCGACCACGCTCTCCTGCTTGTTCTTTATGACCGCGCTGAACCTTGCCATGTTGAAGGGGGCCAAGCAAATCGGGCCGATTGAGTGGGGTAAGATCTCTGTGCGGTCCCAGTACGCCATAATCATGCTTGCCACGGCCTTCACCTGGATGATGGGCCTGATGGGCTACATCCGCTCCTCGGTGCGGTTGTTCTGGCATGTCAATGAGGTCATGCGCGACAATTCCCCTTGGGCCTACACGCACACGGTGGGATTCGCGGCGAATATGATTTCGTTCAACGTGTTGTTCTTCTGGATCAGTATCATGTTTGTCTTCTGGCTCGGTGCGTTGGCGGCCAAGAAGGCGCCGGTGGAAGCCAAGGCGCCGGTTCACGGAAGCGCGCCGCAGCCGGCGGTTGGGCACTAACGTTCTTCGGCCTTTCAAGGCTTGCAGGGTGTCCTCCCCGGCGTAGACCGGGGAGGAATCCGAGGAGGGTGTCACGTGGTCGAGTTAATTCAGGCAGCGTTGGACATGGGGTGGCCGCTTTTGGCCTTTCTCGCCTGCTTGCTCGTCTATTTTCAGATGAGCATCAGCGATCCTGTGAAAAAGAAGCAGGCGACGTTCAAAACGTTTATCGGCATGATGGCGGCGTTTATGTTGCTGATGGCCATCGCCAACTACAAGATCAACTTCTTCGCCAATTCGCGCCTCCTACCCGTCTCCCTGGCCATGATTACCGCGTTGGCCTTCATGATGGGCATCTACTTCACCAATATCGGGGCGCTCTTCAAGATTGGCGGGTTCATGTTCTTGGTGGCTGCTGGCCTCTCGGGGTATGGGAACTGGCTGCCCCAGGTGGAAGGCGGATTCCCTCCGCCTGAGGTAAAGCTGGACTTCGGGAGCATGTCGTCCCAGCAGCTGGCTGACGAAGGGGAGAAGATCATCTTTGGCGGGATCGGGCAGAGCAAGGTGCAGGGTGCGATCGGCAAGGGCCAATGCCCCCTCTGTCACGGTTTCAACGAAGGGTTCTTGAGCGAGCGAGCGCCGAACCTCTGGGGCGTTCCGGATCGGGCCAAGACCAGACTGGATGACCCACGCTACCACAAGGGTAAGCCGGGCGATCGTGACTCGGAGCAGAAGGAGGCGTTCCCTGGCTCTGGAACGGCTGAAACAGGACAGGAATATATCGCTGAGTCTCATTCCTGTCCGAGTTGCTTTGTTGTCGCCGGATTCGGAGTGAAAGGGACGAACGACAAGCAGAGCCCCATGCCGGCAATCCACAAGCCGCCCATCTCGCTCTCGCTGGGCGAATTGGCTGCCGTGGATACCTGGATGTACATTCGCGAAGGCAAGGAAGCGCCGTCCTTCGAGGAAATCACTAAGGCCTACGAGAAGTTTATCCCGGAGGCGGACCGTCCCAAGCAGCAAGAGGATAAGCCTGCTGGGGCTGGTGGTGGTGTGTTGGCGACGGGCGAGGAGCCGGTGGATCAGATCTTCCAGAAGGCCACCTGTGTGGCTTGTCATACGATTCCCGGGATCGCTGGCGCGGTGGGGACCATCGGTCCGAAACTGGTGGAGGGGACCAATGCCCCGACCAGGATCAAGGACCCTGCCTATAAGGGTACGGCCAAGTCGACGCGCGAATACATTACGGAATCAGTCATTAATCCCAGCGCATACGTGGTGAAAGGCTTCCCGGACAATACCATGCCCAAGGAGTTCGGTAAGAAGCTGAGTGCCGGTGCGCTGAACAAGATCGTGGATTACCTCTCCCAACTGCAAGAGGGGAAGGAGCCTCCCAAAGTATCTTAATGGCCAACGCCGATTAGGAACGGGAGTGTAAGAAGGAGAGCCGGACGATGAAGGTATTAATCGGGTCAGTGCTTGGAGGGCTGGTGGTTGTGCTGATTGCACTGCTGGCCTTTGGTGTCCTTCCAGCCACGTCCCTCAAGCTGGTGGAAGGGTTCATGCCGATGCAGATGTTGTTCGAACTCGCCGTTAGCGTGGCGATTTTCGCCGCGATGAGCTACATGCTCAGCGCGGGCGGCATCCAGTTGCCTCGGTTCTGGCAGGGGATTCTCTTCTGGACGTACATCATCCTGTACCTGAAGTTTAGGGTGTATCCTCCCATCCCCTTCAGCGTGCGCGCCATGTATGGCACCGTATCGCTGATCGCCGTGTTTATGTGGATGTCCAGCAACGAAGACGATTGGAAGAAGTTCAAACAGCCGATCATGAACGTGCTGGATGCTAATACCGGCTTTCACAAGGGGCTGCGCACGGCCTACCTGATTCTGCTGCCGATCCTCCTCTGGGGGTTCTCGTACAGCTCGTTCTTGCCGAATCTGGATGAGCCGGTCGAGTTACGTACGGTGCATCCGGCGCCGCCGGCCAGCACCAAGGTGCACGGGAAGACCTTCGTGCTTCAGACGTCCCAGAACCCCTACCGGGTCAATCCGGAAGGGAAATACGACCAGGAATACTCCAACGCCAGGATTGTCGAGCAAGCGATGGGACGGCTGATGAAGCCCGACGCCAATCCTTGGGATCCGAAGGCAGAGGGCTATTTGAAGTATGTGCGCGAAGGCGGGGAGATTTTCTTCCAGAACTGTCACTTCTGCCACGGTGACAATCTGAACGGACGCGGATTGCACGCCTTTGCATTCAACCCGATTCCGGCCAACTTCACCGATCCGGGCACAATCGCCCAGCTCCAGGAGACCTTTATCTTCTGGCGTGTATCAAAGGGTGGGATTGGGCTGCCGAACGAAGGATTCCCCTGGGCCTCGGTGATGCCGCCCTGGGAGCAGCACTTGACCACGGATGAGATTTGGAAAGTCGTTCTGTTTGAATACTGGCACACCGGCTATTATCCGAGAACTTGGGATTAATCCCACACATCATTTCGGTGAAGGGGTATAGCTATGAGGCATGTGACGAGTAAGGTGCTCTTAATCGCGATTGCAGCCCTGGGGATCACGATGCTCTCCGGCAGCGCAGGGGTTTCAATCTTTGCGCAAGAAGGAGGCGGCGTCCCCGAGGGCTTCAAGAAGGGTGAGCTGGCGCCGCTCCCGTCCGCGGAGATGATCGAAGCCGGCAAGCGAGTCTATTTCACGAAGTGCGTCTGGTGTCATGGTGTGGATGGGGCTGGCGATGGGCCAGCCGCCGACCGACTCTGGCCTCGCCCGCGCAACTTCAACCAGGGGACGTTCAAGATCCGGAGGACCGCCAGCGGCGAGTTGCCGTTGTTCGATGCCAAGAAAGCGGTCGAGGCGGAAAACGACTTGTTCGCGACGGTGACCCACGGCCTCCCCGGATCGGCCATGCCTTCTTGGGAAGGCATTCTGACCGAGGAGCAACGGCTGCAGGTCTTGTCGTTTGTGACGACCCAGCTCATCAAAGACCGCAAGTTCGACGACAAGGCGACGGAGACGCAGACCGTCCTGCAACTCGATGAGATCAAGCCGATTCCAGTCAGCAAGGAGAGCCTGGAAAAAGGCGCCCAGTTGATCGTGGACAAGAAGTGCATCGAGTGCCACGGGGTCACCGGGCGGGGGGACGGCAACGCGTTCAACCTGAAGGATGACTGGGGTTTCCCGATTCAGCCGGCTAACTGGCACAAGTGTTGGAACTTCCGAGGGAGCCGCCAGGATCCGTACAACATCAAGAACATCTTCCGGACGTTCTCCACGGGGGTGAGCGGCACACCGATGCCGTCATTCGCGGACAACACGACGGTCGAAGAGCGGTGGCACATTGCCAACTTCGTGAACTCGCTCTGCGAGCGGGACCCCGAAGGGAACCCGTTGCCGATCGATCCGCTGACCGACAAGCCGAAGGTAAACTTCGTGATCCGGTCCGGTCCGGTGCTGGAAGGGGAGATCTCCGACGATCCGGAGAACGAGATGTGGCAGAAGCGTGAGCGCCGGATCGTGTTGTTCGGCGGGCAGATCACGCACAAGCCGAGGAATTTCGTCAACCGGATCGACGACGTCTGGGTCAAGTCTCTGTACAACGATAAGAACATCGTGTTCCTGTTTCAGTGGGATGACCGATCCAAGAGCGTGGCCGAAGGGAAGCTGCCTTGGCAGCCCACCGAAGTGAACGTGGAGAACTACGGGGTCAAGGAACAGGCGCCGAAGACCGGCGAAGGGGATTCGATTGCCGCTCAACAGAGCAAGTATCCGGTTTACAACGACGCCTTTGCGTTCCAGTTCCCGGTGAAGTGGCAGGAATTGCCGGCCCCGATCAAGCCGCGCTACCTCTGGGGCGACCAGAAGTATCCGGTGGACATCGTGAAGTGGGAAGCCAACGGGACCATCAAGGCGTTTACAGGAACCGGCTGGGACCAGGACTTCCAGGATCGGGACGATTATACCGAGAAGCTCAAGGTCCTGAAGCAGGAGTGGAAGGATGGTCGCTGGACTTTGATGGTCAGCCGGCCCATCAAGGAAGACTATGACGAAGACACTTACTTCGAGATGGGCAAGTACATCCCGACGGTGTTCTTCGCGTGGGATGGGCACAACGGGGATGCAGGCCGCAAGATGGCCGTTTCCGCCTTCTACTACACGGTCTTGGAGCCGCCCATTCCCAGAGAGACCTACATCTATCCGACCCTGATCGCGATCGGTGTCGTGATCCTGGAAGGGTGGGTGTTGACTCGTCGGGCCAATAAGAAAAAGGGTAAAGTCTAGCCCGTAAGGGAAGACAAGCCTTGGAAAGGGGGTGGGATGGCCCACCCCCTTTTTTTTTCTGCAGCAGTCGATGTGTTTACAGACATGAGTTCTACAATAGGGCAGATGACCGGTCTGTTGCTGGCCGGGGGCAAGAGCCGCAGGATGGGGCGGGATAAGCGGTTTCTTGAGCTCGGGGGGCGGACCTTGCTGGAGCGGTCCCTGACCGTACTGGAAGGTCTGTTCGACGAGGTGATTGTGTCTGTGGCCGAACCCTTGCCCGAGTTAAAGGGTTTGCACGCCAGAGTTGTGACCGATTTGATCCCGGATTGTGCGACGATGGGGGGGCTCTATAGCGGACTCTCTAGCGCGAGCCATCCGCGCCTATTCGCGGCAGCCTGTGATATGCCCTTTCTGGCGGATTCGGTGATCCGCCGTATGGCCGATCTTGGGCAGGGCGCCGATGTGGTGATGGTCCGCCTGGCGAACGGGCTCCAGCCCATGCATGCGATTTACTCCAAGGCCTGCCTGCCGCACTTGGAGCGGATGCTCCATGCTAAAAGTCTGAGGGTACAGGACCTGGTTTCGATTTCTGATCTCTCCGTGAAGATCCTTTCAGAAGAGGACATAAGAGCAGCAGACCCGCAGCTGCTCAGCTTCCTCAATGTGAATCAGCCGGCCGACTTGGAATTCGCCCGCAAGCTGTTTGCCGGGAAGCAAGGGGCGGCACGTGAGGGCTCATAAACCTATGCGGCGATCTCTCTTGCTGATCCATCCCGGAGCTCTTGGAGATGTGCTGTTGGCCCTCTCTGCCATCCGCGCGATCCGGGCGGCTTTCCCGACGCACGAGTGCGGGCTGATTGCCGGAGAGCAAGTTGGCCGGTTGCTATTTGCTTGTGGGGAGGTGGACCGGCTGTTCCCGCTGGAACAAGGCAGTCTGGCCGGGCTGCTGGCTGGAGCCGAATTGGTGGCTTCAGGCCTGCGTTCCTGGCTGGACAAGGCTGATTTGGCCATGGGGTGGATGAAGGATGCAGAGGGGAGCCTTGCGGCGACCCTCTACGCTCTCGGGGCTGGGAGAGTTATCATTCGGAGCCCTTTTGACGCCGGCTGTATGAACCTGCACCAGGCGGACCGGCACCTTGAGATAGTCGCCTCGATGGTCGGTGAAGAGCGAACGGCAAGGCCGCTGCGATTACCGGAGGCTATTTTGCAAGCTGCCACGGCTAGTTTGGCAGAGGCGGGAGTCCGGAAAGAGCAGATGCTCGTAGCGGTGCATCCGGGCAGCGGGAGCCCTCACAAATGTTGCGAGCCCGGATGGTTTGTCAAACTGGTTGCGCAGTTGCAAGCTCTTGGCGCCGTACCGCTCTTGCTGGCTGGACCGGCTGATACAGAGCAGGTCCAAGCAATCCAACGGTCCTGCGCAGCATCGCCCTTGGTGTTCGGGGGACAGGAGTTGATCTCGGTGGCAGCATTGATGGCTCAGGTTGCTCTGTATGTCGGGCACGATTCGGGGATCACTCACTTGGCTGCCTGTTTGGATGTGCCGACGATCGCACTCTTCGGGCCGACCGACCCAGAACGATGGGCTCCCCGTGGCCGTCACGTCGAGATCTTAAGCGGAGCCCCTTGTCTCTGCAACGAGTGGAACAGGGTTCAGACTTGCACCGAGAAGCGTTGCTTACAGGTACCGATCGAACAGGTGATCGAGAGTTGTCTTGGAGGACTTCGGGCTAGAGCGAAAAGCACGTCCGCAGATCAGTTTCGCAGTTCCTTGTCTTGTCATGCCTGAGAGGTTGTGTTAGATTCACCCGCTGGTTTTTTGCTAGACAAAAGAAGGAGTTCGGCCAGGTTGTGTCTCACGATATTGTGCAGGAAAAAGTCATCGACGCCCTCCAGGATGCCTTGCAGGAAGCCAAGCGCAAGGGGCAATTAAGAGTGGAATCGATTCCGAC
It encodes:
- a CDS encoding DUF3047 domain-containing protein yields the protein MMRFVLAALVGVLCLHVSWAGLEAQPAGQAVLEDFTAKDADGFPKEWKAQHGEGKARQSYVVQLDGTQPFLAVRKADQRIYKRNISWAPKAMPVLTWRWRLKVAPAGAEPIAAVFVSLDTDLMVIPVSNKYVWSSTKAKGTTTEGGMFGASEIILRSGPQPIGEWIEERVNVYEDFKRIHQHEPAGKAWGISLQGGPGVEVDFGSLTVSSP
- a CDS encoding formylglycine-generating enzyme family protein, with protein sequence MLETKFKIAFLLVVLAFTSFPVIGILRGTTPPPEAPHVPGEDSAPAPSASSQSDSSELPIPEEMAPIPAGPFLRGTKAGGYDEQPERTIYVDAFSIDRYEVTNAQYQAFVAATGHRKAAPPSRYAKNISRMKGINQPATYVSWEDADAYCRWKGKRLPTEAEWEKAMRGVDGRLWPWGTEPDQLAFNGGSTQDGFDVTAPVGSFKRDVSPFGVADGTGNVMEWVADWYGEEAYRDAVDRNPAGPEHGVFRVMRGGGYTSVGTDVRITSRSKMVPDFRDETIGFRCAVSGSGEVGVAKPTINRKS
- a CDS encoding c-type cytochrome; protein product: MVELIQAALDMGWPLLAFLACLLVYFQMSISDPVKKKQATFKTFIGMMAAFMLLMAIANYKINFFANSRLLPVSLAMITALAFMMGIYFTNIGALFKIGGFMFLVAAGLSGYGNWLPQVEGGFPPPEVKLDFGSMSSQQLADEGEKIIFGGIGQSKVQGAIGKGQCPLCHGFNEGFLSERAPNLWGVPDRAKTRLDDPRYHKGKPGDRDSEQKEAFPGSGTAETGQEYIAESHSCPSCFVVAGFGVKGTNDKQSPMPAIHKPPISLSLGELAAVDTWMYIREGKEAPSFEEITKAYEKFIPEADRPKQQEDKPAGAGGGVLATGEEPVDQIFQKATCVACHTIPGIAGAVGTIGPKLVEGTNAPTRIKDPAYKGTAKSTREYITESVINPSAYVVKGFPDNTMPKEFGKKLSAGALNKIVDYLSQLQEGKEPPKVS
- a CDS encoding glycosyltransferase family 9 protein, encoding MRRSLLLIHPGALGDVLLALSAIRAIRAAFPTHECGLIAGEQVGRLLFACGEVDRLFPLEQGSLAGLLAGAELVASGLRSWLDKADLAMGWMKDAEGSLAATLYALGAGRVIIRSPFDAGCMNLHQADRHLEIVASMVGEERTARPLRLPEAILQAATASLAEAGVRKEQMLVAVHPGSGSPHKCCEPGWFVKLVAQLQALGAVPLLLAGPADTEQVQAIQRSCAASPLVFGGQELISVAALMAQVALYVGHDSGITHLAACLDVPTIALFGPTDPERWAPRGRHVEILSGAPCLCNEWNRVQTCTEKRCLQVPIEQVIESCLGGLRARAKSTSADQFRSSLSCHA
- a CDS encoding c-type cytochrome translates to MLSGSAGVSIFAQEGGGVPEGFKKGELAPLPSAEMIEAGKRVYFTKCVWCHGVDGAGDGPAADRLWPRPRNFNQGTFKIRRTASGELPLFDAKKAVEAENDLFATVTHGLPGSAMPSWEGILTEEQRLQVLSFVTTQLIKDRKFDDKATETQTVLQLDEIKPIPVSKESLEKGAQLIVDKKCIECHGVTGRGDGNAFNLKDDWGFPIQPANWHKCWNFRGSRQDPYNIKNIFRTFSTGVSGTPMPSFADNTTVEERWHIANFVNSLCERDPEGNPLPIDPLTDKPKVNFVIRSGPVLEGEISDDPENEMWQKRERRIVLFGGQITHKPRNFVNRIDDVWVKSLYNDKNIVFLFQWDDRSKSVAEGKLPWQPTEVNVENYGVKEQAPKTGEGDSIAAQQSKYPVYNDAFAFQFPVKWQELPAPIKPRYLWGDQKYPVDIVKWEANGTIKAFTGTGWDQDFQDRDDYTEKLKVLKQEWKDGRWTLMVSRPIKEDYDEDTYFEMGKYIPTVFFAWDGHNGDAGRKMAVSAFYYTVLEPPIPRETYIYPTLIAIGVVILEGWVLTRRANKKKGKV
- a CDS encoding cytochrome c, whose translation is MKVLIGSVLGGLVVVLIALLAFGVLPATSLKLVEGFMPMQMLFELAVSVAIFAAMSYMLSAGGIQLPRFWQGILFWTYIILYLKFRVYPPIPFSVRAMYGTVSLIAVFMWMSSNEDDWKKFKQPIMNVLDANTGFHKGLRTAYLILLPILLWGFSYSSFLPNLDEPVELRTVHPAPPASTKVHGKTFVLQTSQNPYRVNPEGKYDQEYSNARIVEQAMGRLMKPDANPWDPKAEGYLKYVREGGEIFFQNCHFCHGDNLNGRGLHAFAFNPIPANFTDPGTIAQLQETFIFWRVSKGGIGLPNEGFPWASVMPPWEQHLTTDEIWKVVLFEYWHTGYYPRTWD
- a CDS encoding molybdenum cofactor guanylyltransferase; amino-acid sequence: MAHPLFFSAAVDVFTDMSSTIGQMTGLLLAGGKSRRMGRDKRFLELGGRTLLERSLTVLEGLFDEVIVSVAEPLPELKGLHARVVTDLIPDCATMGGLYSGLSSASHPRLFAAACDMPFLADSVIRRMADLGQGADVVMVRLANGLQPMHAIYSKACLPHLERMLHAKSLRVQDLVSISDLSVKILSEEDIRAADPQLLSFLNVNQPADLEFARKLFAGKQGAAREGS